Proteins encoded together in one Leptospira bourretii window:
- a CDS encoding AMP-binding protein — protein sequence MEQVVHDDEKMKFWMSLVDRIFWNTKPSIVYDKGDDGLYHWFPDGVLNTSYLALDFHVEAGKGEETAIIYDSPVTKTKSKLSYRELLESVEKMAFTLDSLGVKKGDTVVIYMPMIPEALVSMLACARIGAVHSVVFGGFAPHELAVRLDDCRPKIVITASYGVEISKIIPYKPLLDEAMHLSSHKPDYVILKSRPNLEVIMHTGRDFDWDELMETAGKKKAVNVSSGDPLYILYTSGTTGKPKGVVRDNGGHAIAMHYSMEVIYDMKPGEVFFAASDVGWVVGHSYIVYAPLIYGCTTVLYEGKPVRTPDAGAFYRIIEEYKVKTLFCAPTAFRAIRKEDPDGKELSKYNISSLKYLFLAGERTDPVTYDWACELLKVPVVDHWWQTETGWAIAANMMGASPLPTKAGSATKPVSGFDVRILDEEGHELNHGEKGNIVIKLPLPPGCLPTLWNDHTNFESSYLSHYPGYYLTGDGGYFDEDGYLFILGRIDDVINVAGHRLSTGEMEEIVAENSSIAESAVIGIADEIKGQVPLAIVVCKDGITIDQKSIEFDITHRIREKIGAIASLKAVVFVKRLPKTRSGKILRKTMRKMIDGETYSVPSTIDDPSILDEVMDVVRIKFPRTSN from the coding sequence ATGGAACAAGTGGTTCACGATGATGAAAAAATGAAATTTTGGATGTCTCTTGTTGATCGGATTTTTTGGAATACAAAACCATCAATAGTTTATGATAAAGGTGATGATGGTCTTTACCACTGGTTCCCTGATGGAGTTTTGAATACTTCCTATTTGGCTTTAGATTTTCATGTTGAAGCAGGTAAAGGGGAAGAGACAGCCATTATTTATGATTCACCTGTAACCAAAACAAAATCCAAATTATCCTATCGCGAACTTTTAGAATCTGTTGAGAAAATGGCATTCACTTTGGATTCGTTAGGTGTGAAGAAAGGCGATACGGTTGTTATATATATGCCGATGATTCCGGAAGCACTTGTTTCTATGTTGGCCTGTGCAAGGATTGGAGCTGTCCACTCTGTTGTGTTTGGAGGATTTGCACCTCATGAATTAGCTGTTAGGTTAGATGATTGTCGCCCAAAAATTGTAATTACAGCTTCTTATGGAGTTGAAATTTCGAAAATAATTCCTTATAAACCATTGTTAGATGAAGCAATGCATCTTTCTTCTCATAAACCAGATTATGTGATTCTCAAATCAAGACCAAACTTGGAAGTGATCATGCATACAGGAAGAGATTTTGATTGGGATGAATTGATGGAGACAGCTGGCAAAAAAAAGGCAGTAAACGTTTCTTCAGGAGACCCACTTTATATCCTTTATACTTCTGGGACAACAGGAAAACCGAAAGGTGTTGTCAGGGATAACGGAGGTCATGCGATCGCTATGCATTACTCCATGGAAGTTATTTATGATATGAAACCTGGAGAAGTTTTTTTTGCTGCTTCTGATGTAGGTTGGGTTGTCGGACATTCTTATATTGTTTACGCACCGCTCATTTATGGCTGTACCACTGTATTGTATGAAGGAAAACCTGTCCGAACACCAGATGCAGGAGCTTTTTACCGAATCATAGAAGAATATAAAGTTAAAACGTTGTTTTGTGCACCGACTGCTTTTCGGGCCATTCGAAAAGAAGATCCAGATGGTAAGGAACTTTCTAAATACAATATTAGTTCATTGAAATATTTGTTTTTAGCAGGAGAAAGAACAGACCCAGTGACATACGATTGGGCTTGTGAACTTTTAAAAGTTCCGGTTGTAGACCATTGGTGGCAAACGGAAACGGGTTGGGCCATTGCTGCCAATATGATGGGAGCTTCTCCTCTTCCAACAAAGGCTGGTTCGGCGACAAAGCCAGTTTCAGGTTTTGATGTCCGAATTTTGGATGAAGAAGGTCATGAACTAAACCATGGCGAAAAAGGAAATATTGTGATCAAACTACCTTTGCCTCCTGGATGTTTGCCAACACTTTGGAATGATCATACCAATTTTGAATCTTCTTATTTATCTCATTACCCAGGTTATTATCTAACAGGAGACGGTGGTTATTTTGATGAAGATGGATATCTTTTTATTCTTGGGCGAATCGATGATGTGATCAATGTGGCAGGTCATAGACTTTCTACGGGAGAGATGGAGGAAATTGTAGCAGAAAATTCTTCCATCGCAGAATCGGCGGTGATAGGCATTGCTGATGAAATCAAAGGGCAAGTCCCGTTGGCAATTGTTGTTTGTAAAGATGGAATTACAATCGACCAAAAATCGATTGAATTTGATATCACACATCGAATTCGAGAAAAAATTGGAGCAATTGCATCTTTAAAGGCAGTTGTATTTGTAAAAAGACTACCAAAAACTCGTTCTGGAAAAATTCTACGTAAAACAATGCGTAAGATGATCGACGGCGAAACATATTCTGTTCCATCCACCATTGACGATCCTTCTATTTTGGATGAAGTGATGGATGTTGTTCGGATAAAATTTCCTAGAACAAGTAATTGA
- a CDS encoding RecQ family ATP-dependent DNA helicase, with the protein MNLDEAKLIFGISQFRGNQEHIIQHILSGQDALVLMPTGMGKSLCYQIPAITLPGICIVISPLIALMKDQVAALQRKGVSAEYINSSLGKAERTERYTKLKSGDYKILYVSPERFQKKEFLDALSGLAVSLLAIDEAHCISQWGHDFRPDYTKISWFREILGYPVAVALTATASKHVQKDIISQLGISKEKIKIFDDGLFRPNLKLSVVDCFDLEAKYKAILDDLNHTHGATIIYFSLIQELEKFSHWLDTKQKRHFVYHGKLSPTHRNKIQSSFLKSEEGILLATNAFGMGIDKPNIRNVYHAQIPGSIESYYQEIGRAGRDGDPSDCKLYYQQEDLTVQMEFIEWQNPDRTYLKKLFGTLLQKQNELSGLDYETLQGYMSFKNKGDHRIQTALSLLASKGLISGELEKGTLQIESEWSDSFFSEAELLEKKKENQKRLYQTVLYTKTETCRREFIHNYFDSEFKECGNCDLCEKKV; encoded by the coding sequence TTGAATCTTGATGAAGCAAAATTAATCTTTGGTATTTCTCAGTTCCGTGGAAATCAGGAACATATTATCCAACACATTCTTTCTGGACAGGATGCGTTGGTACTTATGCCGACGGGAATGGGCAAGTCTTTGTGTTATCAAATCCCGGCAATCACTCTGCCAGGTATTTGTATAGTCATTTCTCCATTGATCGCTTTGATGAAGGATCAAGTAGCCGCATTACAAAGAAAAGGTGTATCAGCCGAATATATCAACTCTAGTTTAGGAAAAGCAGAGCGAACGGAACGGTATACAAAACTTAAATCAGGTGATTATAAAATTTTATACGTTTCTCCAGAACGTTTTCAGAAAAAAGAATTTTTGGATGCACTGAGTGGCCTTGCCGTTTCCTTATTGGCAATTGATGAAGCACATTGCATTAGCCAATGGGGTCATGACTTTCGGCCTGACTATACAAAGATATCTTGGTTTCGCGAAATATTAGGTTATCCAGTAGCAGTGGCACTGACTGCTACTGCTTCTAAACATGTCCAAAAAGACATCATTTCTCAATTGGGCATCTCAAAAGAAAAAATCAAAATTTTTGACGATGGATTGTTTCGTCCTAATTTGAAATTATCCGTGGTGGATTGTTTTGATTTAGAGGCAAAATACAAAGCCATTTTAGATGATTTAAACCATACACATGGAGCAACGATCATTTATTTTAGCCTTATCCAAGAGTTGGAAAAATTTAGTCACTGGCTTGATACAAAGCAGAAACGACATTTTGTATATCATGGCAAACTTTCTCCAACACACAGAAATAAAATACAATCTTCTTTTCTCAAATCGGAAGAAGGGATTCTTCTCGCAACAAATGCATTTGGGATGGGAATTGATAAACCTAACATTCGTAATGTCTATCATGCACAGATTCCGGGGAGTATCGAATCTTATTATCAAGAAATAGGGCGTGCCGGTAGAGATGGTGATCCTTCTGATTGTAAACTCTATTATCAACAAGAAGACCTAACTGTTCAAATGGAATTTATTGAATGGCAAAATCCTGACCGAACATATCTAAAGAAACTATTTGGAACCTTGTTACAAAAACAAAATGAATTGTCTGGTTTAGATTATGAAACCTTACAAGGTTATATGAGTTTTAAAAATAAAGGGGACCACCGAATCCAAACAGCCTTGAGTTTGCTAGCAAGTAAAGGGTTAATTTCTGGGGAGTTAGAGAAAGGGACATTGCAGATTGAGTCTGAATGGTCTGACTCCTTTTTTTCTGAAGCCGAATTACTTGAGAAAAAGAAAGAAAATCAAAAGAGGTTGTACCAAACTGTATTGTATACCAAAACAGAAACATGTCGGAGAGAATTCATTCATAACTATTTTGATTCTGAATTTAAAGAATGCGGAAACTGTGATTTATGTGAGAAAAAAGTTTAA